The Dehalobacter sp. DCM sequence TGTCTGCAGAGCACCACAGCAGCAAGGACAACAAAAACAGATTTCCAGCCAACGCGTCATATCATCTTCCAGGATGCCCCAAATAAATTTCTCAACACCAACCCATAATGCCTGACCTATTAAGCCCATTTCAGCACCCTTCTCTATATGAGCAAGGGCTTCTTCAACTGTTGCTTCCCGACCAACTCCCCTCTCTATGCAACCTCTGCCGCCTTCACCTAAAAATATACATCCTAAATCATGTGGGTAATCCTTGCATTCATAAGAACTACGACAGAGACAATTATTCAGAATGACCCTGAGGCTTGATTCTCTAACAATCTTTTTCATTAACTCAATCGGCATTACAACATCTTCAGCGAGGTCCTTTACATCAAGATTTAAATTTAAGATATAGCCCTGAGATAAATCAGGGTGCTTTTTGGGCTTTGATGGTTTTGGATTTATTGCTAACTTTTTGGCCTCTTTTTTGGTTTTATTAATGCTTAAATCCACAAGACGCCTGAATAGTTTTGCCGTTCTATTCCAAGTTTTTTCAGTTACAGCTGTTTTCAATCTGATTCTATTACTTAGGCTAAGACTTGTCTTATGCTTTGACATCGCCGCTACCCCTCCCACCTGATATCTTCAACTTACGGGACACCACTTTATAGTCATTCATTGTTATTTTTTTCTACCGCGCATTTTGTTTAATTCCCCGTAAAAGTTAGACCCCCCTACAAAAAAATTCCCGTGAAACTCTCGTTCACGGTAACATACAACACACTGCAATATTCTCTTAAAAAGGCCGGAACCGCTTGAAAAAAGGCTATTTCCTCTCTATCACCGTGACCGTCTCAACGTGCCTTGAGGGTACAAAAAAGATGTTGCATCAATCTGGTAGCCCCTTGGCGGCAGGGTATATATTTCAAATTAAACCGTTTTTTACTAAGGTTTTCCTATTAATTTTTTATTAAATATCCCTCTTATTATAGCCATCCATAATTCTGACAGGTATCTACAACTACGTCCACATACACGGCACTTTCTTTCATCTGATAAATAAACAGACACCTGTTTTCAATCTAGAGCTTTCGGTATTTCCCCGCGTAAATTAGTGGATCAGTCAGCCAAGGATTCCTTTCTGAAAACTATTCCAGTGACTTTTCCTGCTCCTGAAAAACTTCAAATAACAGCAATACTGTAGACAAAGTAAAGGAGTTTTAGAGTTTTACCCCCCCTAACAACCACTGGTAACCAGTATAAGCTTCGAGCAAATCGGTTTTTGCTTTCTCTTTATTTTCCAGCTGTTTTTGAACCGATTGGCTTGCTATATCCAAAGACAGAGGGGAAATAAACCCTAATTCGAAAGATTTTTGACTTATGGCATAGGATGCCTGTTCCGACAGCAACTTGTCCTTTTCTTTGTTCCAGGTCTTTACTTTTTCCTGAACGTCTTTGTACCTGGTGTCGAAGTCCAAAGCAGTTTCTCTTCGTTGTTGTTCCTGCATAGTATAACTATCTTCCATTCGTACCAAAATACTATTGGTCAAGGCCTTATCCAAATCAGTGTCATAGTCCATGGACCCGATCCCTTCTAAATCCGGTTCGGGAGCAGCTTTTAGTGTTAAGGGTGTATCAAAATCCTGACCGAGAGAAACGTTGAGGTTCCCCAGCAAGGAAGCCATATTATCTTCCAGGGAGGCTATGGTCAGATCAAGGTCGGTGAGTTTGGATTCATCGGTACGGCATTGCTGTGCCGTAATAAATCCCAAATCCAGTTTCAAATTATTTAACGTAACCTGTTTTTGCTGGATTTTCCGGTTTAATTGCATCCCGGCCAGTTGCTGTTGTAAGTCAATATAAGTTAAAAACATCTGCTGGACACCCCAAACGATTTGGCTATTGCCTATCTCTACCTGGAGGATTAATGTCTCGCTATCATCCTGCTGGGTTTCCATATTCGCAATCTGATTTTCAATGGATTGGATCTGTAACTGATAATTTTTTAGCGAGTCGAAGTTGATATAATCCAGGGAAAGATCCTGGGGAGCGGTCATGGTCAGCAAAAACCACATATCCGCGCCATTGGTGTCCTGACCTGTGACGAAACCAAGCAGCGGATCGGTGCTGCTCGTCAGTATGGTTACCGGATCGGATAGCCCGTTGGTATCCACCGGCAACGATTCTGGATAACTGTTGATCATATTCAGTAAACTGTCCTTCGGCATGCTGCTTACTTTTATGGTAGTAAAATCAGCAATAAGCGAGGCACTCATCTCGTCAAACATTTTTTCCTGCTGAATAAGGGCATCTATGCTATCGTCAATTTGCGCAATCCCATCTACAGCTTCATCCTGATTGTTTGCGATTACCGGATTACGTTCCTGCACTTCTTCTTCGATCATGTCAAAACTCAGAACGTGAAGGTCATTATCGCTATCCCCCAGTGCCGTAACCGGCTGAAGGAGAAACATACAGCAGAACAGTATTAGAAGTATATGTTTAATTCTTTTCATGAACCAAATGCTCCTCTCCAAAACTTTTTCGTGCTCTAATAATTGGCTATTTAATCAGGGGCAGTGTAAATCGGATGCCAAAGCCACCCTCTGTTCGATTATAAGCATTGATGCTTCCATTGTGGCTCTCGACGATTCGCTTACAGATAGCCAGCCCGAGCCCGGCTCCCATAGTTTCCGTCGAGCGGGATTTGTCGGTACGATAAAATTTGTTAAAGATGTTGGCCAAATCTTCTTCCGGAACTCCCCTGCCATTGTCTTCTATGGTTATAACGGCTAATCCGTTCCAAACCGTGCAGGATATGATTATTTTAATCGGAGGATCTGCATACTTTAAGGAATTGCTGATTAGATTTGCAACAACCCGGCGAATTTTTCTGACATCGATCAGGACCAGGAAATGTTCGGCGATATCCGTTTGATAAGTAAAATCCGTATGGTAGGCCTGCAATTCTTCCGCATATTCATCACAGATGGATATAAAGAAGCTTTTTAAGGCCACTGCTTCCTGGTTTAGTTTGGTACATTCCTCTTCGTTCTGCGTGTAGTCGGAAAAATCTTGCAGAAGCTGCTGTATATCCTCCGCTTTCTGATAAATGATCCGGTAATACTCGCGCTTTTTTTCTTCGGTTTTGATATTGGAAAATAAAAGTCTTTCCATATATCCCCGAATGGAGGTCAATGGGGTTTTAAGATCATGCGAGATGGAAGAGATCATTTCCAGTTGCTGATCGTGGGAATCATGCAGCTTTTTCACCATTTCCTCAAAGCCTGCTGCCAGGTCCCCGATTTCATCCTTCCGATTCAAGGGAAGGGAAGTTAATTGTCTATTCTTACGGTAGCCCACAAGTCCAAAACTGTTTTGCAGCAGGGAAAGCGGTTTAACAATGTTATAATGCAGATAAATCACGAGTATCAGAAGAATCAACGATAGGATGATCAGTGTAAAAAAAACAAAACCTTCTAATATACTCATACCCATGATATCTTTCGGCATAAACGAAGTCTCTGTTTCCAAAAGAAAAACTGTCTGACCGTTTACGGATACAAATGCGGACGACTTCATCTCAAACATTTTGCTGTGATGAGACTCAGCCTGGTAGGCCAATTGCTTATTGGTATCATAAACAAGAATGTTCATTTTTTCTTTTTGCGCCATATCCTGAAGATACGTACGGATTTGATCGCTGTCAGGGTATCTGACGCTGATACCTTGAGCTATTTCAACGCTGTTCCGATCTAAAGCTTCCCTGTTCATCTGAATACTCCGCTCTCCGGCTTCCAACATGAAAAAGCGGTAATAGAAAAGCACGCTCAGACTGACCAGCAAAAATACCAAAAAAACCATAAACGGCAGTTTGAACCGGATACTCCACCTCATTGCAAGCCTCCTGTAAATTTATAGCCAATCCCCCAGACCGTTCGAATATACTGATTATGTTGGTCGATTTTGCTGCGCAGGTTTTTGATATGAACTGTAACCGTATTGATATCCCCATACGTACTATCGCCCCAAATGGCTTCATAGATCTTTTCTCTGCTCAAGACTCTGTTATGATTCTCTGCCAGGTAAACAAGGATCTGAAATTCGCGGGTAGACAGGTCGATTTTTTTTCCATCGACCCAAACATCGAAGGTCTCTTTGTTAATACTTAAATTTCCGATCTCCAGCATATTCGATATCTTACTTGAAAATATACTGCTGCGGCGCTCCCGGCGAAGGTGGGCATTGACTCTGGCAACCAGCTCGTAAATACTGAATGGTTTGGTTATATAATCGTCTGCCCCTACTTCCAGTCCGATCACTTTATCAATTTCCCGGTCTTTGGCGCTGAGGATAATGATAGGGATGGCAATGTCGTTTCTCACCTTTCGACATACCTCCAGACCATCTATTTCCGGCATCATCACATCCAGGATGACCAAGGACAAATCTGTTTCCGCCAATTTTCTCAATACTTCTTTGCCGTCATAGGCTTTGACTACTTCAAAGCCTTCGTCTTCCAAACTGTCGCTCAACAGATTCACAATTTCATGATCATCGTCGGCAATTAAAATCTTTGGTACTCCCATCTAACTGCACTCCTTCCGTTAGAGCATCAATCATGTGATTGATATGACAAATTCTTCAAGATAGTGAGGTAATCTTGCTAAGATCCTCGTTGATTTTTGTTAAGGAATTCATTAAGTTGGCTTGAATTGCAACGAGTTTTTCAAGGTTGATCTTCGCATTTTCAACATCTTGTTTTTCTTTGGCCGCTTTCAAGGCCGGGATAATAAAATTCAACTCATCGCGCAGGGCAGAATGGATTTGATTGTCTTTTTTTATTGTTTCCACTAAAATCTGAAGTTCCTCATTTTCGATAAGTAATGTTGAATTATTCTTCGCAGTTAATTGCTTTACCTTCTCTATTGCTTTGGAGAAGTTGACAGCTAACTTTTAACGATCTGGACCTTATCGCCGTCATTCACAAAGCTCTGACCTTCGATCATAACGAGATCCCCTTCCTTCAGTCCGGTTATTTCCGTCATTTTCTCATCAGAAAGTCCTGTTTTAACGGACACTTTCTGGGCTGTGCCTTCTTCACTTACGATATAAACATAGGGCAAGTCATTTTCGATTAATACCGCTTCATTAGGAACGGCTAAGACATTTTGCCTTGTTTCCTTGGGAAATGCAGCTTTAACCAACATATCCGGTTGAAGTTCTTGGGTTTCGTTCTCCACTTGGATCCTGACAAGATAGGTATGCGTTTTGGAATCTGCGTCAGGACCGATACTCTTGATTGTTCCCGCAATTTCCTTATTTCCAAGAGCCTTTACTTGAAGAGCTACGGTCTGCCCGTTTTCAATGGTAAGTCTCAGGTCTTCCGGAATATTGACTTCTACAAGAAGGTTTTTAATATCAATCACAGTGAAAGCAGGGATTCCGGCAGAAATAACTTCTCCTTTCTCGACATTTCTGGCAGCAACAATACCAAAAAGCGGTGTGGTGACAACCGTATTGCCGACCTGGAGAGACGCTAGATTCATTGCGGCTTCCGCTTGTTCTACCTGACTCCAAGCAAGTTTGGCCGACGTTAGCTGGGACTCTGCCTTATCCAGATCCTGTTTGGCTGCGCCTCCGGCATTATACAATTCAAGCATTTTATCGTAGTATTCCTGAGCATCATCAATCTGCAGCTGTGTTTGTCCTTTTAGTCCCTCGTAAGCGGCCTTGGCCTGAGCATATTGCGCCTCGACTTCGGCCTGATCCAAGGTAAACAGAATATC is a genomic window containing:
- a CDS encoding efflux RND transporter periplasmic adaptor subunit encodes the protein MMTYYGRLIKIVAATLLVFVAASVTGCSKASEPANQIKKVKVAPAVLTTIGKDTEFAGKLTPVTETVVSAKISGKVKQVNYEVGAAVKVGDILFTLDQAEVEAQYAQAKAAYEGLKGQTQLQIDDAQEYYDKMLELYNAGGAAKQDLDKAESQLTSAKLAWSQVEQAEAAMNLASLQVGNTVVTTPLFGIVAARNVEKGEVISAGIPAFTVIDIKNLLVEVNIPEDLRLTIENGQTVALQVKALGNKEIAGTIKSIGPDADSKTHTYLVRIQVENETQELQPDMLVKAAFPKETRQNVLAVPNEAVLIENDLPYVYIVSEEGTAQKVSVKTGLSDEKMTEITGLKEGDLVMIEGQSFVNDGDKVQIVKS
- a CDS encoding response regulator transcription factor produces the protein MGVPKILIADDDHEIVNLLSDSLEDEGFEVVKAYDGKEVLRKLAETDLSLVILDVMMPEIDGLEVCRKVRNDIAIPIIILSAKDREIDKVIGLEVGADDYITKPFSIYELVARVNAHLRRERRSSIFSSKISNMLEIGNLSINKETFDVWVDGKKIDLSTREFQILVYLAENHNRVLSREKIYEAIWGDSTYGDINTVTVHIKNLRSKIDQHNQYIRTVWGIGYKFTGGLQ
- a CDS encoding TolC family protein, which translates into the protein MKRIKHILLILFCCMFLLQPVTALGDSDNDLHVLSFDMIEEEVQERNPVIANNQDEAVDGIAQIDDSIDALIQQEKMFDEMSASLIADFTTIKVSSMPKDSLLNMINSYPESLPVDTNGLSDPVTILTSSTDPLLGFVTGQDTNGADMWFLLTMTAPQDLSLDYINFDSLKNYQLQIQSIENQIANMETQQDDSETLILQVEIGNSQIVWGVQQMFLTYIDLQQQLAGMQLNRKIQQKQVTLNNLKLDLGFITAQQCRTDESKLTDLDLTIASLEDNMASLLGNLNVSLGQDFDTPLTLKAAPEPDLEGIGSMDYDTDLDKALTNSILVRMEDSYTMQEQQRRETALDFDTRYKDVQEKVKTWNKEKDKLLSEQASYAISQKSFELGFISPLSLDIASQSVQKQLENKEKAKTDLLEAYTGYQWLLGGVKL
- a CDS encoding 4Fe-4S binding protein, producing the protein MSKHKTSLSLSNRIRLKTAVTEKTWNRTAKLFRRLVDLSINKTKKEAKKLAINPKPSKPKKHPDLSQGYILNLNLDVKDLAEDVVMPIELMKKIVRESSLRVILNNCLCRSSYECKDYPHDLGCIFLGEGGRGCIERGVGREATVEEALAHIEKGAEMGLIGQALWVGVEKFIWGILEDDMTRWLEICFCCPCCCGALQTNRALHSSKRGAYTSIGWKAVHDDQKCIRCGACKNICPAEAICWKEDQIVIDNNICLGCGRCADKCLQKANVLHLMKPVKEDIKQYFAEGGLNLDL
- a CDS encoding HAMP domain-containing sensor histidine kinase translates to MRWSIRFKLPFMVFLVFLLVSLSVLFYYRFFMLEAGERSIQMNREALDRNSVEIAQGISVRYPDSDQIRTYLQDMAQKEKMNILVYDTNKQLAYQAESHHSKMFEMKSSAFVSVNGQTVFLLETETSFMPKDIMGMSILEGFVFFTLIILSLILLILVIYLHYNIVKPLSLLQNSFGLVGYRKNRQLTSLPLNRKDEIGDLAAGFEEMVKKLHDSHDQQLEMISSISHDLKTPLTSIRGYMERLLFSNIKTEEKKREYYRIIYQKAEDIQQLLQDFSDYTQNEEECTKLNQEAVALKSFFISICDEYAEELQAYHTDFTYQTDIAEHFLVLIDVRKIRRVVANLISNSLKYADPPIKIIISCTVWNGLAVITIEDNGRGVPEEDLANIFNKFYRTDKSRSTETMGAGLGLAICKRIVESHNGSINAYNRTEGGFGIRFTLPLIK